The Pecten maximus chromosome 10, xPecMax1.1, whole genome shotgun sequence region AGTGATAAAACCTTCCAGTGTTTTGGGTAGATTATGGTTATTGTGGTTAGATTTTGGTTATTGCTAAAAATCATGGTTAATGACATTTGGATTTTTGACATTGACTCCATTTGGATTTCACGTTTTTGGGACGCCTTTGCAAACATCATTGAATACCATGTGAACAAAACAGTGGTTATTTGGTGTCTCACctttatacaaaattgaaaaGATGAATTAGCTACTATTGTATGAagttttcttttgattttagGGTTGTGATACCGCCATGGCTGGACAGGTAGCGGTCGAAAGAACAATAGACGTATCTTCAGAGAAATGCAGAGATCACAACCGACCAGTGGAATATTCTTGTAAAACATGTAAAGGGGATTTCGTATGTCGCAAGTGCGTGGTAAGTGGGCACAGTGGACACATCATGGACGATGTGCAAGACTTCATTTCTGAGCAGAAGTGGGAGGTGTTGAAAGTTCTTAACGATACCGACGACCGATTGAAACAATTAGGATTAGACTATGCTAATGTGAAAGAAAGAATGGACGTTAATGAAAATGAATCTCAGATATTAGTTTCTCAAATAGAAAAACGAGGCAAAATTTTAAAAGCTCATATCGATGAAATTGTTGAAAGTGGTAGAAAAAAATCCGAAAGATACCAACGCAAAAATAACAGAAGACTGAAGAAAGTTCTTCAAGAAATTACAGATGTGAAAACGAAACTAGAGCAAAAAGTTAACAAATGTCGTGACTTGGTGCATTCACGCAAGTATAAAGATTTCAAAAAATCAGTCCATTTAGGGAATGAATTAGAAAAGAATGCCTCTGCAAGTCACGGCGAGACGTCGACCAGAAGTCAAACTTTCATAGCTCCTCCTCCCTTTGAGGATATAACAGTTCTCGAAGCGTTGTTTGGGAAGTTGCAAATCGATACATCACAGCTGAACTCAGTAAGTGTAAAATTAAAAAGCTCGTTTCGTAATAGAGATGATGAAGCTGTTTACCGCATTTGTCCGGTAATGGATGGAAATTCCGCATGGGTTAGTGGCGATGAATGCATACTACATCTAGTCACATTTGCGGGAGACTTCCTTAAAAAGCTTGAACTCAACTCTGGTGTTAATGATCTCTGTTGCATGACCCAAAGCAACGATGTGACAAGTCTCGTAGTTGCTTGCGAGGACAATACTCTTAAAAAGATATCccaagaagaagaagaagacgAAACATTTGGGATAGAGCTATTCCAGTTTGAGTCCGATCCACAAAGCATCAGCGTCACAGCTGAAAATGACATCGTGCTCGTCACTCCTGGACACGTAACACCAGTCAAGGTCGACATGCGTGGGAAAAGGAAACCCTTCGTGTCCAAAAATGAAGAGGGTATGGTTTTGACAACACCGAATACTATTCGCGTGAATACCGACACTGGCGACCTGGCTATCCTCAATAACGAGCCAGGATGCTTGTATGTCTGCGACGAAAAGCTTAATTTGAAATTCAAGTACAACGGACAAGAAAATGAGGATGACCAAATGGAAGCTTCAGACTTCGATCCTCAGGGGGTCACGTTTGATAGGGATCACAACATACTGGTTGCTGATCAAGGCCGGCGACGGGTGATCCTGCTAGACAAGGAGGGCCATTTTCTTAAAACTTTGATCAGCAAAATCGAAGATGAACCGCTAACTGTGGAGATGGTGCAGGAAAGTACAACGCATGTTCTCTGGGTGGGATACAGTAGCGGAAAAATTGAgacatatgaatatatattcaaCTAGACATACAGAGGTTACATAACGAGTGGTTgatggatatggaatttatttcacatgagtaagttattttttaaaagttacatagaggatatctaacagtgtcttcagtaataccaaatatattaaaatattagccgcccaagtgaaatatatttggtattactgaagacactgttagatattttgttaattacatttttttatcaaagaaaacctaccccgtatgctaactaggcctacaacgataatttgtaaacaaaaaaaatagttccccctgtccaggtgctgacatatatgtcgggctttccgattggtcaattattttggtatttaattatgatatcacttttatagaatgaataatttttgatattttactggtaaaaatgtaagaaaaaaGCTTAACTAACGAGTGTGAATTAAATTCCATATCCAtaaatcacgagtcgtgtgacctgtttctaccacaatgatatGTGCTTTAATCAAAGGGACACATGGCCAAGtctaatttcgcgtatgcaagTAAAGTGTACAGGTGACGGctgggacccggtgatgtgacgtcattccattattgatgacgtcaagaACAATTGCAGCCGGGGTaaaagttcgaattcttgaccaatcaaaagaccggaaggtcatattccactaatggactataacatatatatctacaacagtcggcacatttatgcAATGgtttgagagtggaataacacggCGAATTGTTTTACTAAATATCTATGTGTTTGATAATCATGGAAAAAATTATTGTCCTTTATTTCGGTATATACTTTTTGTCATGAAATCTATATTTTTCAAccgatttctttgaaacttggtaggcGTTTTAACCAGGATAATTGTTTCCCCCATGAAAAATtttgactgaaatattttttgcaaaagttattgctatttgtttatatcaaaattagatttttaAATAATCAACCAATTTCTTTGGAACTTGGTCagctttataatcatgatatcaGGTTACGCTTCCGTGAGAGGCAATTTTTGATTCCGCTATTTTTCTGGAAGTTTA contains the following coding sequences:
- the LOC117335753 gene encoding uncharacterized protein LOC117335753; the encoded protein is MAGQVAVERTIDVSSEKCRDHNRPVEYSCKTCKGDFVCRKCVVSGHSGHIMDDVQDFISEQKWEVLKVLNDTDDRLKQLGLDYANVKERMDVNENESQILVSQIEKRGKILKAHIDEIVESGRKKSERYQRKNNRRLKKVLQEITDVKTKLEQKVNKCRDLVHSRKYKDFKKSVHLGNELEKNASASHGETSTRSQTFIAPPPFEDITVLEALFGKLQIDTSQLNSVSVKLKSSFRNRDDEAVYRICPVMDGNSAWVSGDECILHLVTFAGDFLKKLELNSGVNDLCCMTQSNDVTSLVVACEDNTLKKISQEEEEDETFGIELFQFESDPQSISVTAENDIVLVTPGHVTPVKVDMRGKRKPFVSKNEEGMVLTTPNTIRVNTDTGDLAILNNEPGCLYVCDEKLNLKFKYNGQENEDDQMEASDFDPQGVTFDRDHNILVADQGRRRVILLDKEGHFLKTLISKIEDEPLTVEMVQESTTHVLWVGYSSGKIETYEYIFN